Genomic window (Maridesulfovibrio ferrireducens):
TTTGATCAAATCAAATGGCCGGAAAGAGAAACGGCTGATCCTTCCCAGCATGCCGAACGGGTCGAGGCTGAAAAGCTGGCGTGGTACGAATGCCCGAACATGGGTTGCAAGTGGGATGATGGAACACGGGATAAGGCCGTAAGTTTTGGCGCATGGTTCGATCGTGTGTCCGGCACTCCGCTTGAAGCTTACCTTAAATCGAAGCGGCCCAAGAAGATCGGTTTTCATATTCCTAGCTGGCTATCAAGATTCGTTTCCTTGTCCGAAGTAGCCGCCGCATTTTTGCGGGGTCAGAAGTCCGGCCTTAATCCTGAATGGCGCGAAAAGCTGAAAGACTTCATGAACTCTCACAAGGCGGAACCGTGGGTTAACTATCAGCAGGAGCGCAGTGAAGATAAGATTCTTGCGCTTAAAGATGATCGTCCGCGCTTGCTTGTTCCCGGTGGTGATGTGGTGGCTTGTCTCACTGCCGCCATTGATACGCAGTCCGGCAGGGGCGGTTATTTTCCCTATGAAATCCGCGCGTGGGGTTACGGCATGGTGCATGAATCATGGCTGGTTGCTGATGGCGAAGTTGATAGCTTTGAAGCTTTGGCGGAAGTTTTGTGGGATCGGGAATACAAGGACGCAGAAGGCAACCCTTACCTTGTGCGGCTGGCTCTAATAGATGCAATGGGGCATCGGACAGATGAAGTTTACGATTTTTGCCGACTGAATCGGGGTCGAATTCTGCCGCTGAAAGGTGAGCAGACAATGGCCCGCCCGTTTTCATACAGTCAGATTGATATTTTCCCCGGTTCAAACAAGCCGATTCCCGGCGGCCTTAAGCTTTTGCGGGTGAATGTGACGCATTACAAGAACGCTTTATCCAACCGCCTTGCCATTAATCCCGCTGATCCGGGAGCGTATCACCTGCACAGTGAAGTTTCGGATGCGTGGGCGCGGGAAATGACCGCTGAATACGTGAATGAAAAAGGGTTTTGGGAATGTCCGAAAGGAAGGCCCAACCATGCATGGGATATCGCCGGATACAATCTTGCGGCTGCGGACCTGCTGGGCGTTAAGTCTTACAAGCAAGCGGGTATGAAGACCAAGAAGAAAGCTCCGAAAAAGAAAGTAAACCCTTACACTAACGGCGGTAGATAGTATGTCAGCCAAGTTAATAGCGGCGGCAATGGCTAAAGCGAAAGAGGGCGTGATATTCAGCCCTAAAGATGGCGCTGTGTGTCCGTGGTGCGGAGCTGTGAGGATTCCGGTTACTTCATCGCCTAAGTGGGATGGGGGGATTAAAGTTCGGTATCATAAGTGTAAGGAGCATGGTTGTTTGCTGGCTCAGATGGGGCAGGGGGTTAAGAGTATTCAGGGGGAATAGGTAACCCCGCCGGAGCGGGGTATATTAATGTTCTGCGGGGTGTTGTGAGTCTATGCGGTTTGCAATCCATGTTTTGATTACAGCCTGTCGGTTGACTCCCAGCCGTTTTGCTTCACGATCCAAAGCTATTATCATCCATGCGGGGAAATCTACGTTTACCCGTTTAATGTCTTTATTCGGTCTGGTGGCTTTGGATAAGTCTAGTTGTTCAGTTATGTCCTGATCTGATTCAAAAGCTTCATCAAATTCTTTAGCTTTCATAAAGTTCCACCTCCTTTTTTCTGGAACGGCGCACTGATATAATGCGGGTAACTCCATTGCGTGGAGTTGTTACGGCTGACCAGTGTTTGCCGTTCATGATTCCAATAAAAAAAATACGGGGTTCGTCTTGAGTCCGTGCCGGAATTTTCAGCAAGTTTGGATCATTCCAAAGGGCTTGCGCCTGTTTGAAGTCAATCCCGTGTTTTTCTAAATTGGATGCACTTTTGTTTTCATCGTATTCAAACTGCATACCTGTATTGTATATTTTTGTTGTTTGTTGTCAAGATGGGGTAGCGGGATTACGGTTCGGTATCATAAGTGTAAGGAGCATGGTTGTTTGCTTGCGGAGATGGGGCAGGGGGGTAAGAGTATTCAGAGGGAATAGACAACCCCGCCGGAGCGGGGTTGTCCTAGGGCTCTTATACATCTAAGCAAATAGACCAAAATTCTCTGGAATCTAAAGAGAATTTTTCTTCATGCTCTTCTTCAAAAATTCCAGCAAATTCTTCATAGTTCTCTTCCATAAAAATAGCTAATTCGTGGATTGCAGTCTCTGTTTTTTGTGCTTTAGGACTCTCTTCATCAATGTGATATCCATCATTAGCTTCATATACAAGTGTCTTATCCAAAGCATCTTGTATCTGATATGCTTCATAATCTGCTGTTTTGTATGGAAGGTCTAAGCCTTTAGTATTGTAGTAAAAAACGTCACAAACGAATATACTAAATGAATTAAGTCGTTGTTTTACATTATCACATAACTTTTCAAACTGTTCTTTTTGAGGTAAAGCTTCAAATTCAATTCTTTTTACTTCGTCATTATTTTTAGCATTTTTTATTTGTTCAATTAGTTGACTCTGCATGTTGGTTTTGTCTTTTAAAACATCTACCCTGTTTTTATATGAATCTAAAGTCTCCTCTAGTTGGGAATACTTTTCTGGAGTTATCAAGGTTGGACTAGGGGTATCTGCAATTATTTGCGGAATATCGGTTAGAAAATCTTTTAAATTGTCGTCCCATAGGGCCGCATCAAAAGCTTTAAGCTCTAGTTGTTTTATTATGCTATTGCAAACTTCACCTAGATCAGAACTTTCTGTAATATTAAGTAGTTGTGAGTTAGAAATAATTGATCCTAAATCACTAAAACTAAGGTCAGAAACTTTTAAAGGAATTAAATCATGTTTTTTCGCCCAAATGGCCCCCCATTCACATAAGCAAAATTGGCTTTTCAAATAATTGGAAGTTATCAACGCTATTGCAACTTTGGGTTCTTGTATCTCGTTATGAATTCTATTCATAAAATTTTCGCCTGGTCCAATTTTTGACCCAACCACTGACGTGCAAAAAAAATCATTACTAGACAGATTAAGACCAAGCTTTAAAAAAATCATTAAACGCTTAACAATTGCATGATCTGCACTAGCATGACTTACAAATATATCCTTACTCATTTTAACCCTTTTCGTTGTTAGTTTTATTTCTGAACACCATCAGCCAAAATCCGAGCAACCCATTTCGTCCCAGCCGTAACCTGCTTAGTCCGTCTTACGATGACCTGTCTTTAACTTTTAGTTTAATATTTTCAATAGATTCTTTGTATTTATCTAAATCAATTCCTCTCATTGGAGCTGATAAATAAAAAAGCATATTGGTTACAGACATAGCAAATATAAATTTAAGCCGACTAACTGATACCTCTTCAGGATTCTTTGATGATTTCTTTTCAGCCTTATTTAACAAATCCCATACATTGGAATTTACATCAGCTAATGATAGTCTCATAATTTCATCTTCAATATCATCAAGTGAAAAATTTGAATAATTATGGGCTGTACTATTACGTATCTTTTTTATTAAAGATAATTCATCATGCACATCTTTGGGGATAAAACCAAGAGCATGGCAAGCAGTCATACGTTTATGGTATGAGTGTAAAGATTTTATAAACTCTTCTTTTACCGTTTTATTTGAATTGCATTTCTTTAATTCATATCGGAGTAGTTCTACCATAAAACTATCTAGTAAGGCTGTTGCAACAATGAAAACGCCTCTATCTGATTCTTGTAATAGTGTTTTAAACATTTCTTCATAGGCTTCAGTTGCAGGCTGGCCTTTGATATCAAATTTCATGTAGTTCATTTGCTATCCTTTCACTCCATCCCCCAAAACCCGCGCAAACCGCTTCTTCTCAGCCGTAACCAGCTTTGCAATCTTCTTCTTCTCAACTTCGAATTTTGCAAGCTTGGCTTCATACTCTTTCATGAGTTTATCAAGTCCGTACTGCGTTACCCATTTTAAAACATGGGCATACTCAGCCTCGCGCCCATTCATATATTCAGGATTCATGATTGAACTGTCACCCTTGATGAGAGCCGCTTTGTGCTTGCACATTTGACCTCGTGATCCGGCGGGGCAGTCACAAGAAACCATTAAGCCTTCACCGTCTTCGTATGCTTCGAAGGAAACAACATAGCCACTTCCGGTGCTACCAAGAACGTAAATCTGGATTATTTCTTCATCTTCTAAAAGTTCTTCAATTGTACTCATTTTATCCCTCAATCAAGAATTTGATAAATTCATCTTGGCTTAATGTCTTAAGTTCTATTTCATCGTTCTGGCTAAATTCAAAAGTCACTTTTCCTGAATACCTTTTGTGGTGGATTTTTTCTTTAGTTTCTCTATCGATAGTTGTGTACGCTGGCACTGCTTCATTTGCATCTTTTACAAGGATATATGTGGTGGATTTATCGGGCCATCCTTCAATCCGGATAGGATTTTTATTGCCTTCAGAGTCGACTAATACATAAGCCGCAGGTGTCTTTTTAATTACGTCATTTTTCTTGAAGCAAAAGGCTGATGATTGAAACTCAATATCTCTGGCAATACTTGTCATGCCTTTTTCATCAGGTTTGCACATTATCTTTTCTTTTTCAGTAAGTTCTTCATATTGCAAACGGGATGTTTCTTTTCCCACTTTGCATCCAAGGCGATTGTGAAACCATTCAGGAACAGCAAACTCCCAGCCTCTAACAAAGTGGTAGTATTTAGGGCCATCTGGAAAATCAAAAAAAGGTATATTCTTACTCTGTTTTGCTGTTTTACGTGGCGTTGAAACTAATTTGTCGAGTAATTTAAGGGCTTTTTGTTTAGATTCTAATCTATGTAGCTCAGAGATATTATTCATTCATACACTCCATTATTTCTCTTAAGTAGTTAATAATTGGATTGCTATATTTTTTCAACGTCTAAATATAATTCCTTGCTTGACAGTAGCTCTGTAGGTTTGTACGTATGGGGTTATGGAGAGAAAGCTTAAGTCAATCACAATCAAAGTGGATGAGGTAACGCACAGGAAGTACAAGGTGTACTTGGCTGAAATGGGATTAACCTTCAAAGATATTTTTAATGAGGAAATGGAAAGAAGAATAGCCGAAGCAGAAAAGCAAAAGAAAGAAGAAAAGTAGCCCAAATAAAATCGGCCCGGAACGGTGCGCCAACACCAGAACCGAGCCTAACCACAAACAACCTAACAGAGGAGGTTGTCATGGCTGGAAAGAACTTAGCCAATTCAAACACTTCTGACAACAGTTCAGTTGTCGGTTTCCCTACGCTTGTCATTACGAATGGTAGGCCTGTTGTTTCGTCCCTTACTGTTGCCGAGCATTTCGGAAAGCAGCACAAGAATGTTTTGCAATCCATTGAGCGGCTTGAAGTTCCAATACATTTTACTGAGCTGAATTTTCAGCCCAGTGAATATTTAGACAAGACTGGCCGTAAACTTCCCGCTTACAACATAACCCGTGACGGTTTCACCCTGCTAGTAATGGGCTTTACCGGAAAGAAGGCCATGCAATGGAAGATTCGCTATATCGAAGCTTTTAATGCAATGGAGCAGGAACTTTTGCGTGTGCGGAACAGGCCGCTAGAAAATAAAACTATAAAAGCAATCTCGGATTGCCTGATCCGTGACAATTCGGTGCATGCTTTTATTGAAGAAGCTTGCGAAGTAGCCTCATGGGGCAGGGTTTCAAAAACTGAGCTTTTCGAAAGCTATTAGACTTATTGCAAACGCACACAATGCCGTTCTGTGCATCGTGCAAGATTTTTTACCGACCTTTACGCCATGATAAGAAGCGTTAAGGAAACCCGCCCTCGTGTAAAGGGAGCGCGGCCCCGTATGCTTTTGGGCATTGCTCCATACAATCAGCTTCCGGCAGGATCGGAGCCGTTAGAGCTTCCAGTGTCCGCAAATCATGATTACAGCCTGAATTCTCCAGAATCCTGCATTGCCACCGCAAAAGAACTCCTGCTTAAAAACCTGTCCAGCCTCCCAAGGTCGGAAAGACAAGCCATGCTTTTAGCTTATGATGCCCTGATCGAAGCGGAACAGGGGCTTTGTGCGGAGGTGCGTCATGCTTAAAGATGAATTATGTCACCATGTTTCGGATATGATGTCTGCGGCCTGTACGCTTGAGTACTTGCAAGAAAAGCTAGAAGATGAACACCGTTATGGCGAAGCTTTTATGTTGGGCTTAATCAAAAAGACAATTTCAGAAGGTGCCGAAGCTTTCAGTATGTATGAGACACAGGAGCAGAGGAAGAAGGCGGGTAGGGGTAAGCCTGCGGCGGTTTTGGAGTTGGTGCGGAAGTGAGGGGAATAAGCGAAGATGGAAAGAAAGAAGCCCCGCTTTAGCGTGGGGCTTTACTTTGTCCTGTTATCAACCGTCTGCGTGCTATATGTAGAGTTATCTATTTTATTTTCTATAGCAGTGTTATTCTTTGAAGATTCAACTTCTTTTGGATTAAAATGTGCGAGGTATGCAATATAAAATGCACCTATGGTAAAAAACAGGGTAAGAGTCGATACAATTGTGTGTTTCGTAAATTGATACGATATCCACCGACATACAACGTTAAATGTTTTTTGAAATAAGTTTTCATGAAATAATTCAACTTCTTTTATTGATGAATTAAGAAAGATTTGAGCTTCTTTTAAGCCTTTCAAATAGGCTGTCTTTTTTTGTTCATGGCTTCTAGTTATAGAGTCCTCAGTAACAACGCCCCAGCAACTATATAATGCCCAAAAATCAATTTCTTGGAACTGTTCTAATCTTTTAGGGTTGTCTTTAAAAATATTTTCGATAACTCTGCTAGTGTCTTCATACCAAGTTTTAAAATCTTCTTCCATTTCTTGATTAGATAATTGAGAAATACTTTTAAGTTGATTCTTTAATATTGAAATTGCTTTGTGTT
Coding sequences:
- a CDS encoding terminase gpA endonuclease subunit, which produces MEASSIVKNMVGKPVLVPVGRFSLSPEMIGKRFTFSFSRGEKQILRKRKKIKVSKWAEQSRILVPESSSLPGMWRNDVTPYLTDIMDSLFHSGVQTVVVCAAPQVGKTEVLLNALGYAVDREPSPAMIIYPDMTAAKDSSRDRVLPMLKTSPKLSKYLTGSTDDEASLRINLRHMPIYMGWAHSASRLASKPIRYVFFDEIDKYPTTANKKEADPLSLAEKRGRTYRNRKFLKISTPTNESGPIWTALNIEAQVVFGYKVRCPICGHEHEMDFDQIKWPERETADPSQHAERVEAEKLAWYECPNMGCKWDDGTRDKAVSFGAWFDRVSGTPLEAYLKSKRPKKIGFHIPSWLSRFVSLSEVAAAFLRGQKSGLNPEWREKLKDFMNSHKAEPWVNYQQERSEDKILALKDDRPRLLVPGGDVVACLTAAIDTQSGRGGYFPYEIRAWGYGMVHESWLVADGEVDSFEALAEVLWDREYKDAEGNPYLVRLALIDAMGHRTDEVYDFCRLNRGRILPLKGEQTMARPFSYSQIDIFPGSNKPIPGGLKLLRVNVTHYKNALSNRLAINPADPGAYHLHSEVSDAWAREMTAEYVNEKGFWECPKGRPNHAWDIAGYNLAAADLLGVKSYKQAGMKTKKKAPKKKVNPYTNGGR
- a CDS encoding toll/interleukin-1 receptor domain-containing protein gives rise to the protein MSKDIFVSHASADHAIVKRLMIFLKLGLNLSSNDFFCTSVVGSKIGPGENFMNRIHNEIQEPKVAIALITSNYLKSQFCLCEWGAIWAKKHDLIPLKVSDLSFSDLGSIISNSQLLNITESSDLGEVCNSIIKQLELKAFDAALWDDNLKDFLTDIPQIIADTPSPTLITPEKYSQLEETLDSYKNRVDVLKDKTNMQSQLIEQIKNAKNNDEVKRIEFEALPQKEQFEKLCDNVKQRLNSFSIFVCDVFYYNTKGLDLPYKTADYEAYQIQDALDKTLVYEANDGYHIDEESPKAQKTETAIHELAIFMEENYEEFAGIFEEEHEEKFSLDSREFWSICLDV
- a CDS encoding type II toxin-antitoxin system BrnA family antitoxin; the encoded protein is MKAKEFDEAFESDQDITEQLDLSKATRPNKDIKRVNVDFPAWMIIALDREAKRLGVNRQAVIKTWIANRIDSQHPAEH
- a CDS encoding transcriptional regulator, whose amino-acid sequence is MSAKLIAAAMAKAKEGVIFSPKDGAVCPWCGAVRIPVTSSPKWDGGIKVRYHKCKEHGCLLAQMGQGVKSIQGE
- a CDS encoding Rha family transcriptional regulator — encoded protein: MAGKNLANSNTSDNSSVVGFPTLVITNGRPVVSSLTVAEHFGKQHKNVLQSIERLEVPIHFTELNFQPSEYLDKTGRKLPAYNITRDGFTLLVMGFTGKKAMQWKIRYIEAFNAMEQELLRVRNRPLENKTIKAISDCLIRDNSVHAFIEEACEVASWGRVSKTELFESY
- a CDS encoding BrnT family toxin: MQFEYDENKSASNLEKHGIDFKQAQALWNDPNLLKIPARTQDEPRIFFIGIMNGKHWSAVTTPRNGVTRIISVRRSRKKEVELYES